A stretch of DNA from Armatimonadota bacterium:
CCCGACTACTGGACGAAGTCCGAGGACTCGGACAAGCTCGCGTGGACGAAGCCGGGCTGGGGCAACTACAAGATCGAGGGCCTGGTGGACATCAACTGCGGGATGCGCGACTCGTACACCGGCCAGCGCGCCCTCCGCATTGATCCCGGCCCGTCCGAGCGGTCGTGGAACAGTGTCAGGCTGCCTGTAAGGCCTGGGGTGGAGTACGAGCTGGCGGGGTTCGTGCGCTCGACGAGCACCGATGCCCTGGGCATGTTGAGCGTCACATGGTACGACTCCGCGGGAAGAAAGATCGGGCGCACAGACACCACTACCGTGGGAAACTCCGACTGGAAGCGGGTGGAGGTCACGGATGCCAGGAAAGCGTCGCACGCCGTCATATCCTGCGTGGTAACTCCCGGCACCAACGGCAGCGTATGGTTCGACGAGATCGTCTTCGCCGGGAGAGCGAAGCCGTAAGGGAGTCCCTAACGCCCACCTCTACGCCAGAGCGCTTGATTCCCGGACTGAAATCGGGTACAATACGACTGCAACTACTTCAAGAAGAGGAGGGGCCGTATGGTCGCTGTAGCAACTACATCCGAGATATGGGGATCGGCGTCGCTCCTCGGAGAGCCCGCGAAGTAGGTTTCGCCACTACTCGTTCGCCGCAGTTACTCATCGGTTTCTCCGAGGCACAAGCGCTGCTCCCCCGCTGTTTCCGCACTCGTATTGTGTCTGAATGGAGGAACTCGAATTGACACTGGAAGATCTCGGATTCGATGATGAGTTCGCCGATCGCTTCGGCGCATACGCATCCGAGGGTTACCGCCCAGGCCGGATCAGCCTGGAACACAAGAACCTGTATACAGTCCTTACCGGGAATGATGAGATGATGGCCTTCCCGACCGGGAGGATGTACTACGACGCACTCGGCAGGGAGGACCTGCCCGTCGTCGGCGACTGGGTGGCCGCGCGCATCTTCGACGAACAGCCGCCCAAGGCCGTGATCCACGCGATCCTGCCCAGGAGGAGCAAGTTCTCCCGCAAGCAGGCCGGGAAACGGATCGCCGAACAGCCGCTCGCGGCGAACATCGACACTGTGTTTGTGGTCATCGGCCTCGACGGCGACTACAGCGTGCGAAGGGTCGAGCGCTACCTTACGCTCGCCTGGGAGAGCGGCGCCGAGCCCGTCGTGCTGCTCACGAAGTCCGACCTGTGCCCGGAGGTCGAGGAGCGCCTGGCTGAGGTGGAGGCATCCGCGCCGGGAGTGCCGGTGCACGCGCTGAGCGTGATCGAGCAACAGGGGCTGGAGCAGTTGCCGAGATACCTCGTGAGGGGGAAGACGGTGGCCCTGCTCGGCTCATCGGGCGTGGGGAAATCGACGATTCTCAACCATCTGCTCGGCAAAGAGGTCCAGCGCACCCAGGAGGTTCGCGAGGACGACAGCCGGGGCCGCCACACGACGACCCACCGGCAGATGTTCGTGCTCCCGTCCGGCGGGCTGGTGATAGATACGCCGGGGATGCGCGAACTCCAGCTGTGGAACGCGGAGGGCGGGCTGGCCGACGCGTTCAGCGACATCTCGGCGCTGGCGGAGGGATGCCGGTTCGCCGACTGCCGACACGAGAACGAGCCGGGATGCCGGGTGCAGGAAGCGCTCTCCACGGGGGTGTTGAGTGAGGGACGCTTCGAGAGCTACCGGAAGCTTCGGAAGGAACTGAGCTACCTGGAGCGCAAGCAGGATGTCGAGGCCGCGCAGATCGAGAAGGAGAAGTGGAAGAAGATCCACAAGCAGATCAGGCAGATGGAGAAGAAGTAGCGATGCGTGGTTGATGGGTAGGGAGGCCCAGGTCCCTACCCATCGCCGGTTCACTTCATGATACGACTACTTACCGCCACCTCGGGTGGACCCATCGGCGGGTAGGAATCCGGATCGCACTCGACAAGGAGTGAGTCTGCGAACGGAAATCCCGAAACATCATGGAAGGGTTCGAGGCAGAGCCGGGTTGAAGGGATTGCGATCGCCGATACCGAACGTTCCGGCAACGAGGATCGCCCATGCTGTTCGATTTCGATCGCTATTCCGCCGACGTTTCAGACGAGAAGATATCCATATCCCTCGACGGACGGCGCTATGCGGCGCTGAAGGTCGGCTCCTCGCTCGACAGCATCGAGGCGTCGGACCTCGACACGTCGCTCTCGCCTCCACAAATGGTTCGGGAAGCCGACGCGGCGACTATCACCTGGCGGGCGGAGAGCGCGCTCTGGCCGGAGAAGATATACACCCTGCGCCTCGATCCGCACTCGATTC
This window harbors:
- the rsgA gene encoding ribosome small subunit-dependent GTPase A, whose protein sequence is MEELELTLEDLGFDDEFADRFGAYASEGYRPGRISLEHKNLYTVLTGNDEMMAFPTGRMYYDALGREDLPVVGDWVAARIFDEQPPKAVIHAILPRRSKFSRKQAGKRIAEQPLAANIDTVFVVIGLDGDYSVRRVERYLTLAWESGAEPVVLLTKSDLCPEVEERLAEVEASAPGVPVHALSVIEQQGLEQLPRYLVRGKTVALLGSSGVGKSTILNHLLGKEVQRTQEVREDDSRGRHTTTHRQMFVLPSGGLVIDTPGMRELQLWNAEGGLADAFSDISALAEGCRFADCRHENEPGCRVQEALSTGVLSEGRFESYRKLRKELSYLERKQDVEAAQIEKEKWKKIHKQIRQMEKK